The stretch of DNA GCGCCCGAGGGCGACGTCGAGGGGCAGGGGCTGGCCGGCGAGGCTCAGGTCGCCCGCGAGCAGCGTGGCGGCGCCGGCGTCGAGCACGGACCGGCCGGCAGGAACATCCGTATCCCAGGTGCCGACGAACCCTGCAGCCTGCAGGGCAGGGGCTGCCGTGGAACCCAGAAGCATCGAACCTCCCTGGCCGGCATGACCGGCGATCGTACGGTGACGGACGGACCCGTGACGACACAGGCAGCCGGTCGCTGCGATGTCCAGGGGCGTAGGCGCGTTAATCAGGGCGCGGCCCCGGACATGTCGTCGCGGCCGTACGCACAGTGCCATATGAGACTTCAAGGACATTGGCAACTTGAAGATGCGAAATCGAATAGTCCTCGTCGGCACGACAGCAAGCGAATGACGCGGTTTGCGTTGGCGGATACTTGCCTGTCGGGCGAGAGAGGGCGGCCGGGTGGCGCCGTGACGCCGCCGCGCCGCGCCGTGATCTCGCGGATCGGCCGCGCCGTGGGATCATGACGGCGCCCGGAGGACCGAAATCTTTGCCCTGGCGATCCCTGGTGCGGGCCCGGATCGCGTCCTAACCTTGCAACTTCCGGTACATGTCGGGCAGAGGCACCATGAATCACGGTTCGCATCGTACCAACATCCCGCTCTCGCAGGACCGGCTCTGGGACAGCCTGATGGAGCTCGCGCGGATCGGCGCGCTGCCCAATGGCGGCAACGACCGCCAGACCCTGACCGATCGCGATGCCGAGGGGCGGGCCCTGTTCCGGCTTTGGGGCGAGGCGGTGGGGCTGACGCTCACCGTGGACCGGATCGGCAACATGATCTTCCGCCGCCCCGGGCGGGATCCGAGCCTGAGGCCCGTGGCCATCGGCAGCCACCTCGACACCCAGCCCACCGGGGGCAAGTTCGACGGGCCGCTCGGCGTGCTCGCCGGGCTGGAGATCATGCGGGCCCTGCACGAGGCCGGGATCGAGACCGAGGCGCCGCTCCTGCTGATCAACTGGTGCAACGAGGAGGGCGCTCGCTTCGCCCCGCCGATGAGCGGCAGCGGCGTCGCCATGGGCATCGTTCCCGAGGCTGAGATCCTGGCCACCCGCGACCTTGCCGGCCACGTCTTCGGCGACGAGCTGCGGCGCATCGGCTGGCAGGGCGCGGCCGATCCGGCCGGACTGCGGGAGATCGGCGCCTATTTCGAGCTGCATATCGAGCAGGGCAAGCGCCTGGAGGATGCCGGCCTGACCATCGGGGTGGTCGACCGGGCGCTGGCCCAGATCTGGTACGAGATCACCGTGCTGGGCGAGGAGGCCCATGCCGGCAGCCCCATGGCCGGCCGCCGGGATGCGATGATGGCCGCGGCGGCGCTGATCGCGTCCCTGGAAGGGATCGCCCGGGAGGCGGTCGGCGCCGGCGACGAGCGCGGCCGCGCCACCGTGGGCGTGCTGACAGCCGAGCCGTCGAGCCGCAACATCACGCCGGGCCGGGTCTGGTTCAGCCTCGATACGCGCCACGGCGACACCGCCCAGCTTGAGGCGATGCGGATGCGGATCCTGGCCCGGGCCGACGCGCTGGCGGCCGAGCGCAATGTCACGATCCGCGTCGCGGAGTTCTGGCGCGCGCCGCCGACCCCGTTCGATCCGGTGCTGGTGGACCGGGTCCAGGCGGCGGCCGAGGCCCGGGGCCATGCCTGGACGCGCATGCCGACCGCGATCTACCACGACGCCGTGTACTGCGCCCGCGCGGTGCCGGCGGCCCTGGTGTTCTGCCCCTGCCACGGGGGCATCAGCCACAACGAGGCCGAGAGCATCACGCCCGAATGGGCGCGGGCCGGCATGGAAGTCCTGGCCGACGCGGTTCTGGCGACGGCCGGGATCGCGCGGCGCTGAGAGGAGGCACGGTCCGGCATGTCCGACGACAACGTCATCCGTCCGGCCTTCGGGGTCCCGCGAAAGGCCGCGCCGGCCGCGCGGCCGGAGCCCGAACCCGCGCAGGCGCCGCTCCGCGTCCTCGGCACGGGGGCGGGCCACCGGGTCGGCCTGATCCGCGATCCGTCGGCGGAGGAGGGCGACGTGGTCCGCGTGGTCGTAGGCCCGGAGGACGAGCCCGCCGTCGAGACCGTGGCGCTCATACCCGCGACCGCCGACGCGGAGGCCGAGGCGGAGCGGATCGGCTTCGCGATCCTGCGGGCGCTGGAGGTGGTCGAGGGCGCGATCTGAGCCGCACCGGCTCCCAGGGAGCGTGTTCTCCAGGAGGCGCAGTGCAAGGAGCACCGCGCGAGGGGCACCGCGAGCCCGAACGGGCGGCGGTTCGATCGGGAGGGATGGATGACGATCGGCAGGGTCAGCAGCGCCGAGCTTCCGATCCCGGCGCGGGCCGGGATGGTCTGGTCGGTGCTGACGGATCTCGAATCCTATCCGGCGTGGAACCCGTTCATCCGCAAGGCCGAAGGGCAGCGGCGCGCAGGGGCGCGCTGGCGCCTGGAGGTGACCCTGAACGGCCGCGCATACCTGACGGTACGCGCGCAGGTCACCTGCTGGGAGCCCGGCCGGCGGCTGACCTGGCGCGGCGGCGTTCCGGCGATGCCGCGTCTCCTCACGGGCGCGCACGATGTCCGGATCACCGAAACCCGCCAGGGGGTCTGCCTCGTCCAGGCGGTGACCGTCTCGGGCCTGCTCGCGCCCGGCCTGTTCCCCTGGCTGCGGACCCGCACGCAGGCGCGCCTCGCCGAGATGAACGAGGCGGTGCGGGACGAGGTCGCCCGCCGGATGGCCGAGACCGCCTAGGCGATCGCGGCCATGCCCGGTTCAGACGACCGGCTTCGGCTTGACGATCGGGGAGCGCGACAGGCTCTCGATCTCGCGGCCGGGCCGCCCCGACTTGCGGGCGATCTCCTCCTCCTGCTCGGCGATGAGCTGCCGGGCGGGCTCGTCGCCGTCCAGGCCGCCGAGGATCTCGACCGGGACGCGCCGGTTCGAGGCTCGGGAGCCGTCCGTGTAGACG from Methylobacterium sp. PvR107 encodes:
- a CDS encoding Zn-dependent hydrolase, encoding MNHGSHRTNIPLSQDRLWDSLMELARIGALPNGGNDRQTLTDRDAEGRALFRLWGEAVGLTLTVDRIGNMIFRRPGRDPSLRPVAIGSHLDTQPTGGKFDGPLGVLAGLEIMRALHEAGIETEAPLLLINWCNEEGARFAPPMSGSGVAMGIVPEAEILATRDLAGHVFGDELRRIGWQGAADPAGLREIGAYFELHIEQGKRLEDAGLTIGVVDRALAQIWYEITVLGEEAHAGSPMAGRRDAMMAAAALIASLEGIAREAVGAGDERGRATVGVLTAEPSSRNITPGRVWFSLDTRHGDTAQLEAMRMRILARADALAAERNVTIRVAEFWRAPPTPFDPVLVDRVQAAAEARGHAWTRMPTAIYHDAVYCARAVPAALVFCPCHGGISHNEAESITPEWARAGMEVLADAVLATAGIARR
- a CDS encoding SRPBCC domain-containing protein; protein product: MTIGRVSSAELPIPARAGMVWSVLTDLESYPAWNPFIRKAEGQRRAGARWRLEVTLNGRAYLTVRAQVTCWEPGRRLTWRGGVPAMPRLLTGAHDVRITETRQGVCLVQAVTVSGLLAPGLFPWLRTRTQARLAEMNEAVRDEVARRMAETA